From Diospyros lotus cultivar Yz01 chromosome 4, ASM1463336v1, whole genome shotgun sequence, a single genomic window includes:
- the LOC127798708 gene encoding 2-oxoisovalerate dehydrogenase subunit alpha 2, mitochondrial-like: protein MAIWLRRSRNIAGYLTAKTGFWREGVKRGRWPCRWFRSSNILSSAALSGGDFGNPPASLGGSAALLACRRLVSVKADREYDSPQCDDNGDRQNNQASDFPGGRIAFTYEMQFISESPKERIPCYRVIDDNGSLLMHGSFVQVSKEDALKMYSSMVTLQTMDSIFYEAQRQGRISFYLTSIGEEAINVASAAALSPDDVVLPQYREPGILLWRGFTLQEFANQCFGNKADYGKGRQMPIHYGSNKHNYFTVSSPISTQIPQAVGVAYSLKMDRHNACVVTYFGDGGSSEGDFHAGLNFAAVTEAPVIFLCRNNGWAISTPVSEQFRSDGIVVKGQAYGIRSIRVDGNDALAVYNVVHAARGMAISEQRPILIEAVTYRVGHHSTSDDSTKYRAVDEIEHWRTARNPVARLRKWMDRNGWWSDEDESKLRGIVRKELLHAIQVAEKTEKPPLSNLFTDVYETLPGNLLEQEGLLRETMKRYPQDYPSDVHEA from the exons ATGGCAATCTGGCTGAGAAGATCAAGAAACATTGCCGGTTACCTGACGGCAAAGACAGGCTTCTGGAGGGAAGGGGTCAAGCGGGGGCGATGGCCGTGCCGTTGGTTTCGTTCCTCCAATATCTTATCATCCGCAGCCTTAAGTGGTGGAGATTTCGGAAACCCACCTGCATCTTTGGGCGGTTCCGCAGCCCTTTTAGCCTGCCGGCGTTTGGTTTCCGTCAAAGCCGATCGGGAATATGATTCGCCGCAGTGTGATGATAATGGGGACCGCCAGAACAATCAG GCCTCGGACTTTCCCGGTGGAAGAATTGCATTCACTTATGAAATGCAATTCATTTCAGAGTCTCCAAAAGAGAGGATTCCTTGTTATCGAGTTATTGATGATAATGGCAGCCTACTTATGCATGGCAGCTTTGTACAG GTGAGCAAGGAAGATGCATTGAAGATGTATAGCAGCATGGTTACTCTTCAAACCATGGACAGCATCTTCTATGAAGCTCAAAGGCAAGGCCGGATTTCATTCTATCTCACTTCCATTGGAGAAGAGGCTATCAACGTTGCCTCTGCGGCTGCACTCTCCCCAGACGATGTTGTCTTGCCTCAG TACAGAGAACCCGGGATTCTGTTGTGGCGCGGCTTCACCCTGCAGGAATTCGCCAACCAGTGCTTCGGGAATAAAGCAGATTATGGAAAGGGGAGGCAAATGCCGATCCATTATGGCTCCAATAAGCACAATTACTTCACTGTTTCATCACCCATTTC GACTCAGATCCCTCAAGCTGTTGGGGTGGCTTACTCTCTCAAAATGGACCGACACAATGCCTGTGTTGTCACTTATTTTGGGGATGGTGGCAGCAGTGAG GGAGATTTCCATGCCGGTTTGAATTTTGCAGCAGTCACTGAAGCCCCGGTCATTTTCCTTTGTCGCAACAATGGATGGGCCATAAGCACCCCTGTATCTGAGCAGTTTCGAA GCGACGGGATTGTAGTGAAGGGTCAAGCATATGGAATTCGAAGCATTCGTGTAGATGGCAACGATGCTCTTGCTGTTTACAACGTGGTCCATGCAGCGCGGGGAATGGCCATTTCTGAGCAGAGGCCTATCCTAATTGAG GCAGTGACATATCGAGTAGGACACCATTCTACGTCGGATGACTCCACCAAGTACCGGGCGGTTGATGAAATCGAACACTGGAGAACAGCTCGAAATCCTGTGGCCAGACTTCGGAAATGGATGGACAGGAATGGCTGGTGGAGCGACGAAGACGAATCCAAGCTTCGTGGCATTGTGAGAAAAGAG CTATTGCATGCAATTCAAGTGGCGGAGAAGACGGAGAAGCCTCCACTTTCCAACTTGTTCACGGACGTCTATGAAACCTTGCCGGGAAACCTGCTTGAACAAGAAGGATTACTCAGAGAAACCATGAAGAGATATCCACAGGATTATCCCTCTGATGTTCATGAGGCATAG